A window from Staphylococcus succinus encodes these proteins:
- the lepB gene encoding signal peptidase I, with translation MKKEILEWFVSIVVAVALVLLIVNFVAQSYTVKGDSMDPTLKDGERVVVNLFGYKFGDIKKGNVIVFHATKDSDYVKRVIGTSGDNVEYKKDKLYVNGKKVDEPYLNYNEKHKQYNYITGSFETKDINQVDQKNKIPKGKLLVLGDNREVSKDSRSFGLIDEDQVVGKVSFSFWPLNEMKFGFDPDTKEDK, from the coding sequence TTGAAAAAAGAGATATTGGAATGGTTTGTGTCGATCGTTGTTGCAGTTGCATTAGTATTACTTATCGTAAACTTTGTGGCGCAGTCATATACAGTTAAAGGGGATTCTATGGATCCTACTTTAAAAGATGGAGAACGCGTAGTCGTAAATTTATTTGGTTATAAATTTGGAGACATTAAAAAAGGTAATGTGATTGTGTTCCATGCAACGAAAGACAGTGATTATGTTAAACGTGTTATTGGTACGTCTGGCGATAATGTAGAGTATAAGAAAGATAAACTATATGTAAATGGTAAAAAGGTAGACGAGCCATATTTAAATTATAATGAGAAACATAAGCAGTATAATTATATTACTGGTAGTTTTGAAACCAAAGACATTAATCAGGTAGATCAGAAAAATAAAATTCCAAAAGGTAAATTACTTGTACTCGGCGACAATCGTGAGGTAAGTAAAGATAGTCGTTCATTTGGTTTGATTGATGAAGATCAAGTCGTTGGCAAAGTGTCATTTAGCTTTTGGCCGCTAAATGAAATGAAATTTGGGTTTGATCCTGATACAAAAGAGGATAAATAA
- the lepB gene encoding signal peptidase I — translation MRSILKHLISIIIAIIIVLLIQAFIVTGTVIKNDAMEPSLKLGDRVIINKVKTTFNLLDNNDIIMYREGNDIKVSRIIGKPGQSIAYKNGTLYRDDRQVDEPYVNNESITNLSLRNLKHSEEDIIPPNAYFVLNDQRKHEDDSRTFGFIQRNDIIGDVSLRYYPFKKFTMNFN, via the coding sequence ATGCGAAGCATATTAAAACATTTGATTTCCATCATTATTGCGATTATTATTGTACTATTGATTCAGGCTTTTATTGTCACTGGTACAGTCATAAAGAATGACGCTATGGAACCGAGTTTGAAACTAGGGGATAGAGTGATAATAAATAAAGTTAAAACAACTTTTAATTTACTAGATAATAATGACATTATAATGTATCGTGAAGGTAATGATATTAAAGTAAGTAGAATTATTGGAAAGCCAGGACAGTCTATTGCGTATAAAAATGGCACGCTATATAGAGATGATAGACAAGTAGATGAACCCTATGTTAATAATGAAAGTATAACTAATTTATCACTTAGGAATCTTAAACATTCTGAAGAAGATATTATTCCACCCAATGCCTATTTCGTTCTTAATGACCAACGGAAGCATGAGGATGATTCGAGGACATTTGGTTTTATACAAAGAAACGATATCATAGGCGATGTGAGTTTGAGATATTATCCTTTTAAAAAATTCACAATGAACTTTAATTAA
- a CDS encoding TVP38/TMEM64 family protein yields MTEEQVQHWFDLFGSLGYIIGFLLPFIEAFLPILPIIVFVIVNVNAYGLVIGTLLAWLGTVVGSYIVFLIFRRLTHTKYMKKLQQRTSVQRLIHFIDRRGIIPIFILLCFPFTPSAFVNIVASLSHIRAHVYLTVLFASKLVMIGLIGWLGNDITTLFTNPTRLILIMIVFVIVWFIGRKIEKYFMHSSGE; encoded by the coding sequence ATGACGGAAGAACAAGTTCAGCATTGGTTTGATTTATTTGGAAGTCTAGGCTATATTATAGGTTTTTTATTGCCGTTTATTGAAGCATTTCTTCCTATTTTACCAATCATTGTATTTGTAATTGTGAACGTCAATGCCTATGGCTTGGTTATTGGTACGTTGTTAGCTTGGCTTGGAACAGTGGTTGGTAGCTATATTGTGTTTCTTATTTTCAGGAGACTTACACATACAAAATATATGAAGAAATTGCAACAACGCACATCAGTTCAAAGATTGATACATTTTATTGATAGACGTGGCATTATACCTATATTTATTTTATTGTGCTTTCCATTTACACCTAGTGCATTTGTAAATATTGTAGCTAGTTTATCTCATATTAGAGCACATGTATATTTAACAGTACTTTTTGCATCGAAATTAGTTATGATTGGCCTTATTGGATGGCTAGGTAATGATATAACGACATTATTTACAAATCCTACAAGACTTATTTTAATTATGATTGTGTTTGTTATTGTATGGTTTATTGGACGCAAAATCGAGAAGTACTTTATGCATTCTTCAGGAGAGTGA
- a CDS encoding glucose-6-phosphate isomerase: MTHIQLDYGKTLEFFGEHELQQQKDIVKSIHKTIHEGTGAGSDFLGWIDLPVDYDKEEFSRILEASKRVKEHSDVFVVIGIGGSYLGARAAIEMLTSSFRNSDEYPEIVFVGNHLSSSYTQELIDYLDGKDYSVNVISKSGTTTEPAVAFRLFKQLLESKYGKEEAKKRIFATTDKEKGALKQLATNEGYETFVVPDDVGGRYSVLTAVGLLPIAVAGIDIEAMMQGAAKAREELSSENLEDNIAYQYATIRNVLYAKGYDTEMLINYEPSMQYFNEWWKQLFGESEGKDFKGIYPSSANYTTDLHSLGQYVQEGRRFLFETVVKVNNPKHNITIEEDSDNLDGLNYLAGKTIDEVNTKAFEGTLLAHTDGGVPNLVVNIPRLDEETFGYVVYFFELACAMSGYQLGVNPFNQPGVEAYKQNMFALLGKSGFEDKKQELEKRL, encoded by the coding sequence ATGACTCATATTCAATTAGATTATGGTAAAACTTTAGAATTTTTTGGCGAACATGAATTACAACAACAAAAAGATATAGTGAAATCGATTCATAAAACGATTCATGAAGGTACAGGTGCTGGCAGTGATTTCTTAGGTTGGATAGACCTTCCTGTAGATTATGATAAAGAAGAATTCTCACGCATATTAGAAGCTTCTAAACGTGTGAAAGAGCATTCTGACGTATTTGTAGTAATAGGTATTGGTGGTTCATATTTAGGCGCGCGTGCGGCGATTGAAATGTTAACGTCTTCATTTAGAAATAGTGATGAATATCCAGAAATCGTTTTTGTAGGTAATCATTTATCTTCTTCTTATACACAAGAATTAATTGATTATTTAGATGGTAAAGATTATTCAGTTAACGTTATTTCTAAATCTGGTACGACAACAGAACCAGCAGTGGCATTTAGATTGTTCAAACAGTTATTAGAAAGTAAGTATGGCAAAGAAGAAGCGAAAAAACGTATTTTCGCTACTACAGACAAAGAAAAAGGGGCACTTAAACAATTAGCTACAAACGAAGGTTATGAAACATTTGTAGTACCTGATGATGTTGGTGGCCGCTACTCTGTATTAACTGCAGTAGGTTTATTACCAATCGCGGTAGCTGGTATAGACATTGAAGCAATGATGCAAGGTGCTGCTAAAGCCCGTGAAGAATTGTCATCAGAAAATTTAGAAGATAACATTGCATATCAATATGCAACAATTCGTAACGTATTATATGCAAAAGGTTATGACACTGAAATGTTAATTAACTATGAACCATCTATGCAATATTTTAACGAGTGGTGGAAACAATTATTTGGTGAGTCAGAAGGTAAAGATTTCAAAGGTATCTATCCTTCAAGCGCAAACTATACAACTGATTTGCACTCACTTGGACAATATGTTCAAGAAGGACGTCGTTTCTTATTTGAAACAGTAGTCAAAGTGAACAATCCAAAACATAATATTACTATTGAAGAAGATAGTGATAATTTAGATGGCTTAAATTATTTAGCTGGAAAAACAATAGATGAAGTCAATACGAAAGCATTTGAAGGAACGCTTTTAGCACATACTGATGGTGGTGTTCCTAACCTAGTTGTTAATATTCCTCGTTTAGATGAAGAAACATTTGGTTATGTAGTTTACTTCTTCGAACTTGCTTGTGCTATGAGTGGATACCAATTGGGTGTTAATCCATTTAACCAACCAGGTGTAGAAGCATATAAACAAAATATGTTCGCATTATTAGGTAAATCAGGATTTGAAGACAAAAAACAAGAATTAGAAAAACGCCTATAA
- a CDS encoding argininosuccinate synthase: protein MKEKIVLAYSGGLDTSVAVKWLLDKGYDVVACCLDVGEGKDLDLVHQKALDMGAIECHIIDATEEFSEQFVSYAIKGNLMYEGTYPLVSALSRPLISKKLVEIADKTDAVGIAHGCTGKGNDQVRFEVAIKALDPNLKVFAPVREWAWSREEEIDYAIKHNIPVPIQHDSPYSIDQNLWGRSNECGILEDPYAAPPEDAYDLTQALENTPDEAEEIVLSFEQGIPTELNGQSYKLSELILELNQLAGKHGIGRIDHVENRLVGIKSREVYETPGAEVIVKAHKALETITLTKDVAHFKPVIEKQFSEQVYNGLWFSPLTDNLKVFVDSTQQYVSGDVRIKLYKGNAIVNGRKSPHTLYNEKLATYTKEDAFNQESAVGFIDIFGLPTQVNSMLHGGYHDEH, encoded by the coding sequence ATGAAAGAGAAAATTGTATTAGCATATTCAGGCGGATTAGACACAAGTGTTGCAGTAAAATGGTTATTAGATAAAGGTTACGATGTTGTAGCTTGTTGCTTAGATGTTGGAGAAGGTAAAGATTTAGATTTAGTACATCAAAAAGCATTAGATATGGGGGCAATTGAGTGTCATATTATTGATGCTACTGAAGAATTTAGTGAACAATTTGTATCTTATGCTATCAAAGGGAACTTAATGTATGAAGGTACATATCCATTAGTTTCTGCATTATCAAGACCTTTAATTTCTAAAAAATTAGTTGAAATTGCTGACAAAACAGATGCTGTAGGCATTGCTCATGGTTGTACAGGTAAAGGTAACGACCAAGTGCGTTTTGAAGTGGCGATTAAAGCATTAGATCCAAATTTAAAAGTCTTCGCACCTGTTAGAGAATGGGCTTGGAGTCGTGAAGAAGAAATTGATTATGCAATCAAACATAACATTCCTGTTCCAATTCAACATGATTCACCTTACTCAATTGACCAAAACTTATGGGGTAGAAGTAATGAATGCGGTATATTAGAAGATCCTTATGCAGCTCCACCAGAAGATGCATACGATTTAACACAAGCGTTAGAAAATACACCAGATGAAGCAGAAGAAATCGTTCTATCATTCGAACAAGGTATTCCTACCGAGTTAAACGGTCAATCCTACAAATTAAGTGAACTTATTTTAGAACTCAATCAACTTGCTGGTAAACATGGTATTGGTAGAATCGACCATGTTGAAAATAGATTAGTTGGTATTAAATCAAGAGAAGTATATGAAACACCTGGTGCGGAAGTAATTGTCAAAGCACATAAAGCGCTCGAAACGATTACACTTACAAAAGATGTCGCTCATTTCAAACCTGTCATTGAAAAACAATTTTCAGAACAAGTTTATAACGGTTTATGGTTCTCACCATTAACTGACAACTTAAAAGTATTTGTAGATAGTACGCAACAATATGTGTCTGGGGATGTACGTATTAAATTGTACAAAGGGAATGCCATAGTTAATGGTAGAAAATCTCCTCATACATTATATAATGAAAAATTAGCAACTTATACTAAAGAAGATGCATTTAATCAAGAATCAGCAGTTGGTTTCATAGATATCTTTGGCCTACCTACTCAAGTGAATTCAATGTTACACGGTGGTTATCACGATGAGCACTAA
- the argH gene encoding argininosuccinate lyase, translating to MSTKAWGGRFSEQPEEWVDEFNASIHFDKALIQYDVQGSIAHATMLAKQGIISDSDCDQIIKGLNDILTDYEQGNLSLDVSLEDIHLNIEHELIKSIGDAGGRLHTGRSRNDQVATDMHLYTKEAVSHLIELITSFQQTIVKVADAHIDTIMPGYTHLQRAQPISFAHHILTYYWMLERDKSCFQDSMKRIDISPLGAAALSGTTYPIDRHETQSLLNFSAIYENSMDAVSDRDYIVETLHNISLTMVHLSRFAEEIIFWSSAEANFVTLSDAFSTGSSIMPQKKNPDMAELIRGKVGRTTGHLMSMLMTLKGLPLAYNKDMQEDKEGLFDAIHTLKGSLRIFDGMIDTMTVNVDHLHQTVYNDFSNATELADYLVNKGVPFRNAHEIVGKIVLWSIQNNVYLLDVPLEEYQNAHTSIESDIYDYLKPENCVSRRISYGSTGQEAVKQQLKVIKAQK from the coding sequence ATGAGCACTAAAGCTTGGGGTGGCAGATTTAGCGAACAGCCTGAGGAATGGGTTGATGAATTTAATGCTTCTATACACTTTGATAAGGCATTAATTCAATATGATGTACAAGGTAGTATTGCGCACGCAACCATGTTGGCCAAACAAGGTATCATTTCTGATTCAGACTGCGATCAAATCATTAAAGGTTTAAACGATATTTTAACTGATTATGAACAAGGTAACTTATCTTTAGATGTTTCTTTAGAAGATATTCATTTAAATATAGAACATGAATTAATTAAGAGCATTGGGGATGCTGGTGGAAGGTTGCATACTGGTCGTAGCCGTAATGATCAAGTAGCTACAGATATGCATTTATATACAAAAGAAGCAGTATCTCATTTGATTGAACTCATCACTTCTTTTCAACAGACAATTGTTAAAGTTGCTGATGCGCATATTGATACCATTATGCCTGGATATACGCATTTACAGAGAGCACAGCCAATATCATTTGCACACCATATATTAACGTATTACTGGATGCTAGAAAGAGATAAATCTTGTTTTCAAGACAGTATGAAACGTATTGATATCTCCCCACTTGGCGCTGCTGCATTAAGTGGTACAACATATCCAATTGATCGTCATGAAACGCAATCTCTATTAAACTTTAGCGCTATATATGAAAATAGTATGGATGCAGTGAGTGATAGAGATTATATTGTCGAAACATTACACAATATATCTTTGACCATGGTTCACCTATCTCGTTTTGCTGAAGAAATTATTTTCTGGTCTTCTGCCGAAGCAAACTTTGTTACATTATCTGACGCATTTTCTACTGGATCATCTATTATGCCTCAAAAGAAAAATCCCGACATGGCCGAATTAATTAGAGGTAAGGTTGGTAGAACGACTGGTCATTTAATGAGTATGTTAATGACATTGAAAGGCTTGCCACTTGCATACAATAAGGATATGCAAGAAGACAAAGAAGGATTATTTGATGCGATTCACACGCTCAAAGGCTCATTACGTATCTTTGACGGTATGATAGATACAATGACAGTCAACGTAGATCACTTACACCAAACCGTCTACAATGACTTCTCTAACGCAACAGAACTTGCAGACTATTTAGTGAATAAAGGCGTACCATTTAGAAACGCTCATGAAATAGTTGGTAAAATTGTACTTTGGTCTATTCAAAATAATGTTTATTTATTAGATGTGCCTTTAGAAGAATATC